One region of Persicobacter psychrovividus genomic DNA includes:
- the istB gene encoding IS21-like element helper ATPase IstB, whose translation MYSLIEKQLSELSFKGMSLQWETLRQSKQLHELSLTDGLNLLLQAEADHRQTNREKRLIRTANFRYQASVAELHFDTNRGLDKGQVMQLATGEYIGKGQSVLVTGATGCGKSFVASALGYQACTQGNSTLYFNFKKLMASLKVARIDGTIAKLFVKLAKADLLIIDDFGLQKLDAQQQQDLMEVIEDRHARKSTIIISQMPVSDWYEIINERTIADAILDRLVHTSHRIELKGESRRKLS comes from the coding sequence ATGTATTCATTAATCGAAAAACAGCTATCAGAGCTTTCATTCAAAGGAATGAGCCTGCAGTGGGAGACGCTCAGGCAAAGCAAACAGCTTCATGAATTGAGCCTTACCGACGGGCTGAACCTGCTGCTTCAGGCAGAAGCAGACCACCGGCAGACCAACAGGGAAAAACGCCTGATAAGGACAGCTAACTTTCGCTACCAGGCCAGTGTTGCCGAGCTACACTTTGATACCAACAGAGGGCTTGACAAGGGGCAGGTTATGCAACTGGCTACCGGAGAGTACATTGGAAAAGGACAATCCGTACTTGTAACTGGAGCCACCGGATGTGGTAAAAGTTTTGTTGCCTCAGCGTTGGGCTATCAGGCATGTACCCAAGGAAATAGCACCCTCTATTTTAACTTCAAAAAGCTGATGGCCAGTCTGAAGGTTGCCCGAATAGACGGTACGATTGCCAAATTATTTGTCAAACTTGCCAAAGCCGACCTGCTCATAATCGATGACTTTGGTCTGCAAAAACTCGACGCACAACAGCAACAAGACCTAATGGAGGTGATTGAAGACCGACATGCTCGAAAGTCCACCATTATCATCAGCCAGATGCCCGTAAGCGACTGGTATGAGATCATCAACGAACGCACCATCGCCGATGCTATTTTGGACCGTTTGGTACATACCTCCCACAGAATAGAATTAAAAGGCGAAAGTAGGAGAAAATTAAGTTAA